From one Bacteroides eggerthii genomic stretch:
- the tatC gene encoding twin-arginine translocase subunit TatC, with protein sequence MSDKELTFWDHLDELRRVLFRILGVWFILAVGYFIAMPYLFDNVVLAPCHDDFIFYDLLRYIGERFDLHDEFFTQEFHIKLININLAAPFFIHISTAFWMSVVTAAPYLFFEIWRFIRPALYPGERRGVQKALCLGTVMFFVGVLLGYFMVYPLTLRFLSTYQLSAAIENQISLNSYIDNFMMLVLCMGLAFELPLVTWLLSLLGLVHKTLLRSYRRHAVVAIVIVAAIITPTGDPFTLTVVAVPLYMLYEMSILMIKDKKTDGVEEVAEAEKE encoded by the coding sequence ATGTCAGATAAAGAATTAACGTTCTGGGATCATTTGGACGAACTGCGCCGGGTATTGTTCCGTATTCTCGGCGTGTGGTTCATATTGGCTGTGGGTTACTTCATTGCAATGCCCTACTTGTTTGATAATGTAGTGCTTGCTCCATGCCACGATGATTTCATATTCTATGACCTGTTGCGTTATATCGGTGAGAGATTTGATTTGCACGATGAGTTCTTTACGCAGGAGTTCCATATAAAACTGATCAATATAAATTTGGCTGCACCGTTCTTCATCCATATCTCTACGGCTTTTTGGATGTCGGTGGTGACGGCTGCGCCATACTTGTTTTTTGAAATATGGAGGTTCATTAGGCCCGCACTCTATCCCGGTGAACGCAGGGGAGTGCAGAAAGCGCTCTGTTTGGGTACGGTGATGTTTTTCGTCGGAGTGTTGCTGGGCTACTTCATGGTCTATCCGCTGACATTGCGTTTTCTCTCCACTTATCAGCTTAGTGCGGCGATAGAGAATCAGATTTCCCTCAATTCGTATATTGATAATTTTATGATGCTGGTACTTTGCATGGGACTCGCTTTTGAGCTTCCGCTGGTGACGTGGCTGCTCTCGTTGCTGGGGTTGGTGCATAAGACGCTCTTACGTAGTTATCGGCGTCATGCTGTGGTGGCCATTGTCATTGTCGCTGCCATTATAACGCCCACAGGCGACCCGTTTACGTTGACCGTAGTTGCCGTACCGCTTTATATGCTTTATGAGATGAGTATCCTGATGATTAAGGATAAGAAAACTGACGGGGTTGAAGAAGTGGCAGAGGCGGAAAAGGAATGA
- a CDS encoding twin-arginine translocase TatA/TatE family subunit has translation MTNLLLLGFLPSGSEWIIIALVILLLFGGKKIPELMRGLGKGVKSFKEGVNEAKDEINKAKEEVDKPVDK, from the coding sequence ATGACAAACTTACTCTTATTGGGCTTCTTGCCCAGCGGTTCCGAGTGGATTATCATCGCACTGGTTATTCTGCTGTTGTTTGGCGGCAAGAAAATTCCTGAACTGATGCGTGGCTTAGGTAAAGGCGTAAAGAGCTTCAAGGAGGGTGTGAATGAGGCTAAAGACGAAATAAACAAAGCAAAGGAAGAGGTGGATAAACCTGTGGATAAATAA
- a CDS encoding AAA domain-containing protein, whose amino-acid sequence MNSEIKEYFDLLLEACCAEDFSLRSAYRQLRELLEHLCRTQMADSSLQMTDLSARINFVSSKLGLTVAEQNRLHTFRLTSNAVLNRQAEPSREQLLRDAKTLSFFVKRLTGEAVPAELYRLLPHADAAYIAAPVAKERVRRMRVSFQYADENYLYVLPVDTVADEPLRVRYNVPQINDEFAETCGLLWRHAQVNLLDVAIDESGVLTPSFIILEPDYLLDISSLAECFREYGHHPANYLLARLQTPDNTRPLLLGNIANLFLDEWIHAEGEPDYLACMKKAFRSYPIELAACADLRDHEKEREFFADCKRHFDNIRQTVTKTFRESGYELDKTDAVLEPSYICEALGLQGRLDYMQRDMSSFIEMKSGKADEYTIRGKVEPKENNKVQMLLYQAVLEYAMGRDHRRVKSYLLYTRYPLLYPARPSWAMLRRVMDVRNRIVANEYGIQLCNSPQYTAERLQDIKSETLNERQLDNILWKRYLCPSIDAVTQRINALSALEQSYFYALYNFITKELYTSKSGDVEYEGRAGAAALWLATLAEKSENGEILYDLVIRQNHAADIHKPYLVLERVHPDADTLPNFRQGDAIVLYERNVNEDNVTNKMVFKGNIEYISDCDVCIRLRATQQNISVLPMDSRYAIEHDYMDTSFRSMYSGLSAFLSATKDRRDLLLNQREPEFDSAFDGAIAAATDDFVRITLKAQAAKDYFLLIGPPGTGKTSRALRGMVEAFYREGKEILLLSYTNRAVDEICKMLTAITPEVNFIRIGNELSCEEAYRPYLIENVLETCSTRREVQERMAHCRIFVGTVATLSAKAELFRLKTFDVALIDEATQILEPQLLGLLCMRGVTGGNAIGKFVLIGDHKQLPAVVLQSSEQSEVYDEGLRTIGLCNLKDSLFERLYRNAMKQRSACCLQPSTGDSQSSVAGSPFSALRSLDILCRQGRMNVEVAAFPNHAFYGGLLQPVGLEHQTGSLKLSPELSTNEFAALLTRRVAFLPSTPEPPMQSVKMNHSEARIVARLAAAVFQQYVSANGCFKASALGIITPYRSQIALIKKEIAALDIPALNDVLVDTVERFQGSERDIIIYSFCVNRAYQLRLLANLTEENGIQIDRKLNVALTRARKQMFITGVPQLLEQNPIYSRLLKYCRL is encoded by the coding sequence ATGAATTCGGAAATAAAGGAATATTTTGATTTACTGTTGGAAGCCTGTTGTGCAGAGGACTTTTCCTTGAGATCGGCTTACCGGCAGTTGCGTGAACTGCTTGAGCACTTGTGCCGTACGCAAATGGCGGACAGCAGTCTGCAAATGACCGACCTTTCCGCCCGTATCAACTTTGTATCTTCCAAGCTCGGACTGACTGTCGCCGAGCAGAATCGTTTGCATACTTTCCGGCTTACCTCCAATGCCGTTTTGAACCGTCAGGCAGAACCTTCGCGGGAGCAACTGCTGCGCGATGCCAAAACATTGTCTTTTTTTGTAAAACGTTTGACGGGCGAAGCTGTTCCGGCCGAGCTGTACCGCTTGTTGCCGCATGCGGATGCTGCGTATATTGCTGCTCCTGTGGCAAAGGAACGTGTACGGCGCATGCGTGTCAGTTTCCAGTATGCCGATGAGAATTATCTGTATGTGTTACCCGTAGACACTGTGGCTGACGAGCCGTTACGGGTGCGCTATAATGTGCCGCAAATAAATGACGAATTTGCAGAAACTTGCGGTTTGTTGTGGCGGCATGCCCAAGTTAATTTGCTGGATGTGGCGATTGATGAATCGGGTGTGCTTACGCCTTCTTTCATAATTTTGGAGCCGGATTATTTGCTCGACATCAGTTCGTTGGCAGAATGTTTCAGGGAGTATGGGCATCATCCGGCAAATTACCTGTTGGCAAGATTGCAAACGCCCGATAATACCCGTCCGCTTTTGTTGGGTAATATAGCCAATCTCTTTCTGGATGAATGGATTCATGCAGAGGGAGAACCGGACTATTTGGCGTGTATGAAAAAAGCATTCCGTTCGTATCCCATTGAATTGGCTGCCTGTGCCGATTTGCGCGACCACGAAAAGGAACGTGAATTTTTTGCTGACTGCAAACGGCATTTTGATAATATCAGGCAAACGGTAACAAAGACTTTCCGGGAATCGGGTTATGAACTGGATAAAACGGATGCTGTGTTAGAACCGTCCTATATATGCGAAGCATTGGGCTTGCAGGGACGTCTGGATTATATGCAGCGCGATATGTCGTCTTTCATCGAAATGAAATCGGGTAAGGCGGATGAGTATACTATCCGGGGAAAGGTAGAGCCGAAAGAGAATAACAAGGTGCAGATGTTATTGTATCAGGCGGTATTGGAGTATGCCATGGGAAGGGATCACCGTCGTGTGAAGTCGTATTTGCTCTATACGCGTTATCCGTTGCTTTATCCTGCACGTCCTTCATGGGCTATGTTGCGTCGGGTCATGGATGTTAGAAATCGTATTGTGGCAAACGAATATGGTATCCAGTTGTGTAATAGCCCTCAATATACAGCGGAGCGCCTGCAAGATATTAAATCCGAAACCTTGAATGAGCGGCAACTTGACAACATTTTATGGAAACGCTATTTGTGTCCTTCGATTGATGCTGTGACACAGAGGATCAATGCGCTGTCAGCGTTGGAACAGTCGTATTTCTATGCATTGTATAACTTTATAACCAAAGAACTCTATACTTCGAAATCCGGTGATGTGGAGTATGAGGGACGTGCCGGAGCAGCAGCTTTATGGCTTGCTACTTTGGCGGAGAAAAGCGAGAACGGGGAGATCTTATATGATTTGGTGATACGGCAGAATCATGCAGCGGATATCCATAAACCTTATTTGGTGTTGGAACGTGTGCATCCGGATGCTGATACTTTGCCCAATTTCCGGCAAGGAGACGCGATTGTTCTGTATGAACGGAACGTAAACGAAGATAATGTTACCAATAAAATGGTGTTTAAAGGAAATATCGAGTATATTTCCGATTGCGATGTTTGCATTAGGCTTCGTGCAACGCAGCAGAATATCAGTGTGTTGCCAATGGATAGCCGTTACGCGATAGAGCATGACTATATGGATACTTCTTTTCGCAGTATGTATTCGGGACTGTCGGCTTTCCTGTCTGCCACGAAAGACCGTCGGGACTTGTTGTTGAATCAGCGTGAACCGGAATTTGATAGTGCTTTTGATGGTGCCATAGCTGCTGCTACCGATGACTTTGTACGTATTACGTTAAAGGCGCAGGCTGCTAAAGATTATTTTTTGCTGATAGGACCGCCGGGTACAGGCAAAACCTCTCGTGCTTTGCGGGGGATGGTGGAGGCTTTTTATCGGGAGGGGAAAGAGATTCTTTTGCTTTCATATACCAACCGGGCGGTGGACGAGATATGCAAGATGCTGACGGCCATTACTCCGGAAGTTAACTTTATACGTATAGGCAATGAGCTTTCATGCGAGGAGGCTTATCGTCCGTACTTGATAGAGAATGTATTGGAGACTTGTTCTACACGTCGCGAAGTGCAGGAACGTATGGCGCATTGCCGTATTTTTGTGGGAACAGTTGCTACGCTGTCTGCCAAAGCAGAACTGTTCCGGTTGAAAACTTTTGATGTGGCTTTGATAGATGAGGCGACACAGATATTGGAACCGCAACTGTTAGGGTTACTTTGTATGCGCGGTGTTACCGGTGGAAATGCTATCGGTAAGTTTGTTCTGATAGGAGATCATAAACAGCTTCCGGCAGTAGTGCTTCAGTCATCGGAGCAGTCGGAAGTCTACGACGAAGGTTTGCGGACGATTGGTTTGTGTAACTTGAAAGATTCCCTTTTTGAACGTCTTTACCGCAATGCCATGAAACAGCGTTCGGCTTGCTGTTTGCAACCTTCGACCGGAGATTCGCAATCATCGGTTGCCGGTTCTCCATTTTCTGCTCTCCGTTCTCTTGATATCCTTTGTCGTCAGGGACGCATGAATGTGGAAGTTGCTGCTTTTCCGAACCATGCCTTTTATGGCGGTTTGTTGCAGCCGGTGGGATTGGAACATCAAACTGGTTCTCTCAAACTCTCTCCCGAACTTTCTACCAATGAGTTTGCCGCTTTGCTGACGCGTCGTGTCGCTTTTCTTCCCTCTACTCCCGAACCGCCTATGCAGTCGGTAAAGATGAATCATTCGGAAGCAAGGATTGTTGCCCGGTTAGCCGCAGCTGTGTTTCAGCAATATGTCTCTGCCAACGGCTGTTTTAAGGCTTCCGCTTTGGGAATAATCACCCCTTATCGCAGCCAGATAGCATTAATAAAGAAAGAAATCGCCGCTTTGGATATACCGGCTTTGAATGATGTCTTGGTGGATACGGTGGAGCGTTTTCAAGGAAGCGAACGTGATATTATCATCTATTCTTTTTGCGTGAATAGGGCATATCAGTTGAGATTGCTTGCTAATTTGACAGAGGAGAATGGAATACAGATTGACCGTA